The following coding sequences are from one Streptomyces venezuelae window:
- a CDS encoding S41 family peptidase → MTDERDDLQDDHAYLRFPHLSGDRLCFAAEDDLWVAPLSPEGSPADRAWRLTVDRTKVSHPRFSPDGRHIAYTTWRSLDPEIHLAPVDGGPARRLTYWGSTDTRVCGWSPDGDILAVSSHGQPFSYFCWAYSVPTDGSPGGKLPWGPVWDIAITDSLADGDSDRKTLLLTGKPPHEPAAWKRYRGGATGRLWVHGEQILADLDGHLDSPMFVAGRIAFLSDHEGVGNLYSCLPDGSDLRRHTDHDTFYARHASSDGTRVVYQCAGDVWLVDGLAADSVPRRLDVRLGGPRAGRRIYQVPAAQHVDALSVDTTGRASAVVVRGSLYWLTHRDGPARTIHDTPGVRVRLPEMLGTGGQVAYVTDADGEDAVEIAYLPRASGARDPRRLASGQLGRVQELVADRDGERLAIASNDGRLLLLDVTEESDGEVTELIRSINGPVRDLAFSPDGCWLTWSHPGIGRSLRQIKLARIAGPGMRAIVDVTNGRFEDENPVFTRDGRYLAFLSWRGFDPVYDVHTGDLSFPLGCRPYLVPLSSATPSPFALLPDGRPAAGGLDPAEGSGGDGTTMVEIEGLESRVTPFPVSASKYSALHPVSGGGLVWLRWPISGALGETFVNPADMSGRPTLEYFNITKAKKSQLVDHLDWFAPSGDGSRLVVVDEGDLSAVPSTEVGDVDTTVWIDLRRILHEVDPAAEWRQAYEEAGRIIRAYFWDPEMSGVDWDGVLAQYRPLVERVASPDEFADLLREVLGELGTSHAYVSPARRNEGPPHYQRAMGLLGANLVRRDDGWMVKRILPGDSSDSKARSPLAGAGIREGAVLTHIDGRPVDPVTGPYPLLSAAGGTTVELTFEPEGEGRARRVAIVPLINERPLRYQDWVAKRRDVVRELSGGKCGYLHIPDMGGSGWAQFNRDLRLEVSRPALIVDVRGNAGGHISELVIEKLTRKILGWDLTRNAQPVSYASNAPRGPVVALADEATSSDGDMITAAFKLLGLGPVVGQRTWGGVVGMTGRHTLGDGTVITVPMNAGWFDAYGWGVENHGVSPDLDILRTPLDWAEGRHAQLDDAVQLALDLLERNPAASPPDHSDVPDRSRPPLPPRP, encoded by the coding sequence GTGACCGACGAGCGCGACGACCTCCAAGACGACCACGCCTACCTGCGTTTTCCGCACCTCAGCGGCGATCGCCTCTGCTTCGCGGCCGAGGACGACCTGTGGGTGGCGCCCCTCTCCCCCGAGGGCTCACCCGCCGACCGGGCCTGGCGGCTCACCGTCGACCGTACGAAGGTGAGCCACCCCCGCTTCTCGCCGGACGGCCGCCACATCGCGTACACGACCTGGCGCAGCCTCGACCCGGAGATCCACCTCGCACCCGTGGACGGCGGACCCGCACGCCGCCTCACGTACTGGGGCAGCACCGACACCCGGGTCTGCGGCTGGTCCCCCGACGGCGACATCCTCGCCGTCTCCTCGCACGGCCAGCCCTTCTCGTACTTCTGCTGGGCCTACAGCGTTCCCACCGACGGCTCCCCCGGCGGCAAGCTGCCCTGGGGCCCGGTCTGGGACATCGCGATCACCGACTCCCTCGCCGACGGCGACAGCGACCGCAAGACCCTGCTCCTGACGGGCAAGCCGCCGCACGAACCCGCCGCCTGGAAGCGGTACCGGGGCGGCGCGACCGGCCGCCTGTGGGTGCACGGCGAGCAGATCCTCGCCGACCTCGACGGGCACCTCGACTCCCCCATGTTCGTCGCGGGACGCATCGCGTTCCTCTCCGACCACGAGGGCGTCGGCAACCTGTACTCCTGCCTGCCCGACGGCTCAGACCTGCGCCGCCACACCGACCACGACACGTTCTACGCCCGCCACGCCTCCAGCGACGGCACCCGCGTCGTCTACCAGTGCGCGGGCGACGTCTGGCTCGTCGACGGTCTCGCGGCGGACTCCGTGCCCCGCAGGCTCGACGTGCGGCTCGGCGGGCCGCGCGCCGGGCGCCGGATCTACCAGGTGCCGGCCGCCCAGCACGTCGACGCGCTCTCCGTGGACACGACGGGCCGGGCCAGTGCCGTCGTCGTCCGGGGCTCCCTCTACTGGCTCACCCACCGCGACGGCCCCGCCCGCACCATCCACGACACCCCCGGCGTGCGCGTCCGGCTGCCCGAGATGCTCGGCACGGGCGGGCAGGTCGCCTACGTCACCGACGCCGACGGCGAGGACGCCGTCGAGATCGCCTACCTGCCCCGGGCCAGCGGCGCCCGCGACCCCCGCAGGCTGGCGAGCGGGCAGCTCGGCCGCGTCCAGGAACTGGTGGCCGACCGCGACGGCGAGCGCCTCGCCATCGCCTCCAACGACGGCCGCCTGCTCCTCCTCGACGTCACGGAGGAGTCCGACGGCGAGGTCACCGAGCTGATCCGCTCCATCAACGGGCCCGTCCGCGACCTGGCCTTCTCGCCCGACGGCTGCTGGCTGACCTGGTCGCACCCCGGCATCGGCCGCTCCCTGCGCCAGATCAAGCTGGCCCGCATCGCGGGCCCCGGCATGCGCGCGATCGTCGACGTCACCAACGGCCGCTTCGAGGACGAGAACCCCGTCTTCACCCGCGACGGCCGCTACCTCGCCTTTCTCTCCTGGCGCGGCTTCGACCCGGTCTACGACGTGCACACCGGCGACCTGTCCTTCCCGCTCGGCTGCCGCCCCTACCTCGTACCGCTCTCCTCGGCGACCCCGTCCCCGTTCGCGCTGCTGCCCGACGGGCGGCCCGCCGCGGGCGGCCTCGACCCGGCCGAGGGCAGTGGCGGCGACGGCACCACCATGGTGGAGATCGAGGGCCTGGAGTCACGGGTCACGCCGTTCCCCGTCTCCGCGTCGAAGTACTCGGCGCTGCACCCCGTCAGCGGCGGCGGCCTGGTCTGGCTGCGCTGGCCGATCTCCGGCGCGCTCGGCGAGACCTTCGTGAACCCCGCCGACATGTCCGGCCGCCCCACCCTCGAGTACTTCAACATCACCAAGGCCAAGAAGTCCCAGCTCGTCGACCACCTCGACTGGTTCGCACCCAGCGGCGACGGATCGCGGCTCGTGGTCGTCGACGAGGGCGACCTGAGCGCCGTGCCCTCCACCGAGGTCGGCGACGTCGACACGACCGTCTGGATCGACCTGCGCCGCATCCTGCACGAGGTCGACCCGGCCGCCGAGTGGCGCCAGGCCTACGAGGAGGCGGGCCGGATCATCCGCGCCTACTTCTGGGACCCCGAGATGTCCGGCGTCGACTGGGACGGCGTCCTCGCGCAGTACCGGCCGCTGGTCGAACGGGTCGCCTCCCCCGACGAGTTCGCGGACCTGCTCCGCGAGGTCCTCGGCGAACTGGGCACCTCCCACGCGTACGTCTCCCCCGCCCGCCGCAACGAAGGCCCCCCGCACTACCAGCGCGCCATGGGCCTCCTCGGCGCCAACCTCGTGCGCAGGGACGACGGCTGGATGGTCAAACGCATCCTGCCCGGCGACTCCTCCGACTCCAAGGCACGCTCCCCGCTGGCCGGCGCGGGCATCCGGGAGGGCGCCGTCCTCACGCACATCGACGGCCGCCCGGTCGACCCGGTCACCGGCCCCTACCCCCTGCTCTCGGCGGCGGGCGGCACCACGGTCGAGCTGACCTTCGAGCCCGAGGGCGAGGGGCGGGCCCGCCGGGTCGCGATCGTCCCCCTCATCAACGAACGCCCCCTGCGCTACCAGGACTGGGTCGCCAAACGCCGCGACGTCGTACGGGAGTTGAGCGGCGGCAAGTGCGGTTACCTGCACATCCCCGACATGGGCGGCTCGGGCTGGGCCCAGTTCAACCGGGACCTGCGCCTGGAGGTGTCGCGACCCGCGCTCATCGTGGACGTGCGCGGCAACGCGGGCGGCCACATCAGCGAACTCGTCATCGAGAAGCTGACGCGGAAGATCCTCGGCTGGGACCTGACGCGGAACGCCCAGCCGGTGTCGTACGCCTCCAACGCCCCCCGGGGGCCCGTGGTGGCGCTCGCCGACGAGGCGACCTCCTCCGACGGCGACATGATCACGGCGGCCTTCAAGCTGCTCGGGCTCGGGCCCGTCGTGGGGCAGCGCACGTGGGGCGGCGTGGTCGGCATGACCGGGCGGCACACGCTCGGCGACGGCACGGTGATCACGGTGCCGATGAACGCGGGCTGGTTCGACGCGTACGGCTGGGGCGTGGAGAACCACGGAGTCAGTCCCGACCTCGACATCCTGCGCACCCCGCTGGACTGGGCCGAGGGGCGGCACGCGCAGCTCGACGACGCGGTGCAGCTGGCCCTCGACCTCCTGGAGCGGAACCCGGCGGCTTCGCCACCGGACCACTCGGACGTGCCGGACCGGAGCCGCCCACCGCTGCCGCCCCGGCCCTGA
- a CDS encoding SDR family oxidoreductase, which translates to MSRVSLEGQVAVVTGAARGVGELLARKLSARGAKVALVGLEPDELKQVSERLHTESAHWHADVTDHAAMARVAQEVKQHFGKVDIVVANAGVASGGPFVESDPDAWRRVIEVNLIGSAVTGRAFLPVLMESRGYLLQIASLAAITPAPMMTAYCASKSGVEAYAHALRAEVGHKGVKVGVGYLSWTDTDMVRGADQDDVMRELRQRLPWPSNKTYPLGPAVDRIVAGIERRSSHVYAQWWLRGMQGIRGYLPAVIGSVGQREMKRFEPRLGSVSTGLVGAGGSADEQARAVS; encoded by the coding sequence ATGAGCAGGGTCAGCCTCGAAGGACAGGTCGCGGTCGTCACGGGCGCGGCGCGCGGAGTCGGTGAACTGCTCGCGCGCAAGCTGTCGGCGCGGGGCGCGAAGGTCGCCCTCGTCGGCCTGGAGCCGGACGAGCTGAAGCAGGTGTCGGAGCGGCTGCACACGGAGTCCGCGCACTGGCACGCCGATGTCACCGACCACGCGGCGATGGCGCGGGTCGCGCAGGAGGTCAAGCAGCACTTCGGCAAGGTCGACATCGTCGTCGCCAACGCGGGCGTGGCCAGCGGCGGACCGTTCGTGGAGTCCGACCCGGACGCGTGGCGGCGCGTCATCGAGGTCAACCTCATCGGCAGCGCGGTGACGGGCCGGGCCTTCCTGCCCGTCCTCATGGAGAGCCGCGGCTATCTGCTGCAGATCGCGTCGCTCGCCGCGATCACTCCGGCGCCGATGATGACGGCGTACTGCGCGTCGAAGTCGGGTGTGGAGGCGTACGCGCACGCGCTGCGGGCCGAGGTCGGCCACAAGGGCGTCAAGGTCGGTGTCGGCTATCTGTCCTGGACCGACACGGACATGGTGCGGGGCGCCGACCAGGACGACGTGATGCGGGAGTTGCGGCAGCGGCTGCCGTGGCCGTCCAACAAGACGTATCCGCTGGGTCCCGCCGTGGACCGGATCGTGGCGGGCATCGAGCGCCGCTCCAGCCATGTGTACGCGCAGTGGTGGCTGCGGGGAATGCAGGGCATCCGCGGCTACCTGCCCGCGGTCATCGGGTCGGTCGGCCAGCGCGAGATGAAGCGGTTCGAACCGCGGCTCGGCAGCGTGTCCACGGGGCTCGTCGGGGCGGGCGGCTCGGCGGACGAGCAGGCGCGCGCGGTGAGTTGA
- a CDS encoding alpha/beta fold hydrolase, with translation MSRLTHVTSGPYAPPVAARETTAVSADGARIHVEVHGPEGAPAVVLAHGWTCSTAFWAAQIRDLCTDHRVIAYDQRGHGRSVAPSAADGYSTRALADDLEAVLAQTLAPGEKAVLVGHSMGGMTIMAAGDRAGVREHAAAVLLCSTGSSALVAEALVVPLLRAGRARTRITRSVLGSRAPLGPVTPVAKRILKYATMGPGAAPEKVEACARIVHACPRDVRHGWSSVLDALQLDVEVGALQTPTAVIAGTADRLTPVVHARRIAAALPECLGLTELPGIGHMTPIEASEAVTGRIRELVTTYVQVKEGA, from the coding sequence ATGAGCCGGCTGACCCACGTGACCAGCGGCCCCTACGCCCCGCCCGTCGCCGCCCGCGAAACCACCGCCGTCTCCGCCGACGGCGCCCGCATCCACGTCGAGGTGCACGGCCCCGAAGGGGCGCCCGCCGTGGTGCTCGCCCACGGGTGGACCTGTTCGACGGCGTTCTGGGCGGCGCAGATACGCGACCTGTGCACCGACCACCGCGTCATCGCGTACGACCAGCGGGGGCACGGACGGAGCGTGGCCCCCTCGGCCGCCGACGGGTACAGCACACGGGCCCTCGCCGACGACCTGGAAGCGGTCCTCGCCCAGACGCTCGCGCCGGGCGAAAAGGCCGTGCTCGTGGGGCACTCCATGGGCGGCATGACGATCATGGCCGCGGGCGACCGCGCCGGGGTGCGGGAGCACGCCGCCGCCGTCCTGCTGTGCAGCACGGGGAGTTCGGCGCTGGTCGCCGAGGCGCTGGTCGTGCCGCTGCTGCGGGCCGGACGGGCCAGGACCCGGATCACGCGCTCCGTGCTCGGCTCGCGCGCCCCGCTCGGGCCCGTCACGCCCGTGGCCAAGCGCATCCTCAAGTACGCGACGATGGGCCCCGGCGCCGCGCCCGAGAAGGTCGAGGCCTGCGCGCGCATCGTGCACGCCTGCCCCCGGGACGTGCGCCACGGCTGGTCGAGCGTGCTCGACGCGCTGCAACTGGACGTCGAGGTGGGCGCGTTGCAGACACCCACGGCCGTGATCGCCGGCACAGCCGACCGTCTCACGCCCGTCGTGCACGCGCGGCGCATCGCCGCCGCCCTGCCGGAGTGCCTGGGGCTCACCGAGCTCCCCGGGATCGGACACATGACACCCATCGAGGCGTCCGAGGCCGTCACCGGACGGATCAGGGAGCTCGTCACAACGTACGTACAGGTCAAGGAGGGCGCATGA
- a CDS encoding flavin-containing monooxygenase, whose amino-acid sequence MTEHEHVRVAVIGSGFGGLGAAVRLRREGITDFVVLERAGAVGGTWRDNSYPGCACDVPSHLYSFSFAPNPDWPRTFSGQEHIREYLEHVADTFRLRPHLRLDTEVKLMTWDADQLHWVIETSNGTYSADVVVSATGPLSDPKTPDIPGIDTFPGKVFHSARWDHDYDLSGKRVAMIGTGASAIQIVPEIQKKVGRLTLFQRTPPWVMPRADRAISGAERWLHKQLPFTTQARRGLLWGIRELQVQAFTKRPNELGMVEQIAKRNMYRAIKDPALRAKLTPTYRIGCKRILLSNTYYPALAQPNVDVVASGLSEVRGNTVVAADGTETEVDAIIFGTGFHVTDMPIAERVVGDEGQTLMESWKGGMNALRGATAAGFPNWMTIIGPNTGLGNSSMILMIESQLNYMADYLRQLDVLGGRAALAARPDSVSAWNHRVQERMKRTVWNTGGCNSWYLDENGVNTTVWPGTTTEFRAATRRVDLSEYEVVRPPKPRAAEASARKKKVEAGA is encoded by the coding sequence ATGACAGAGCACGAGCACGTACGGGTGGCGGTGATCGGATCCGGCTTCGGCGGCCTCGGTGCCGCCGTGCGGCTGCGCCGCGAGGGCATCACCGACTTCGTCGTCCTGGAGCGCGCCGGCGCGGTGGGCGGCACCTGGCGCGACAACAGCTACCCGGGCTGTGCCTGCGACGTGCCCTCGCACCTGTACTCGTTCTCCTTCGCGCCCAACCCCGACTGGCCGCGCACCTTCTCCGGGCAGGAGCACATCCGGGAGTATCTGGAGCACGTCGCCGACACCTTCCGGCTCCGCCCGCATCTGCGCCTCGACACCGAGGTGAAGCTGATGACCTGGGACGCCGACCAGCTGCACTGGGTCATCGAGACCAGCAACGGCACCTACAGCGCCGACGTCGTCGTCTCCGCGACCGGCCCGCTCTCCGACCCCAAGACCCCGGACATCCCCGGCATCGACACCTTCCCCGGCAAGGTCTTCCACTCGGCCCGCTGGGACCACGACTACGACCTGAGCGGCAAGCGCGTCGCCATGATCGGGACCGGCGCCTCCGCCATCCAGATCGTGCCCGAGATCCAGAAGAAGGTCGGCAGGCTCACCCTCTTCCAGCGCACGCCCCCGTGGGTGATGCCGCGCGCCGACCGCGCCATCAGCGGCGCCGAGCGCTGGCTCCACAAGCAGCTGCCCTTCACCACGCAGGCCAGGCGCGGCCTCCTGTGGGGCATCCGGGAGCTGCAGGTCCAGGCGTTCACCAAGCGGCCCAACGAGCTCGGCATGGTCGAGCAGATCGCCAAGCGGAACATGTACCGGGCCATCAAGGATCCGGCGCTGCGGGCCAAGCTGACCCCGACGTACCGCATCGGCTGCAAGCGCATCCTGCTCTCCAACACGTACTACCCGGCGCTCGCGCAGCCCAATGTCGACGTCGTCGCCAGCGGTCTGAGCGAGGTGCGCGGCAACACCGTCGTCGCCGCGGACGGCACGGAGACCGAGGTCGACGCGATCATCTTCGGCACCGGCTTCCACGTCACGGACATGCCGATCGCCGAGCGCGTGGTGGGCGACGAGGGCCAGACGCTCATGGAGAGCTGGAAGGGCGGCATGAACGCGCTGCGCGGCGCGACCGCGGCCGGCTTCCCCAACTGGATGACGATCATCGGTCCGAACACCGGGCTCGGGAACTCCTCCATGATCCTGATGATCGAGTCGCAGCTGAACTACATGGCGGACTACCTGCGCCAGCTCGACGTCCTCGGAGGCCGTGCCGCCCTCGCCGCCCGGCCCGACTCCGTGAGCGCCTGGAACCACCGCGTGCAGGAGCGGATGAAGCGGACCGTGTGGAACACGGGCGGCTGCAACAGCTGGTACCTCGACGAGAACGGCGTCAACACGACGGTCTGGCCCGGTACGACCACCGAGTTCAGGGCGGCGACACGACGGGTCGACCTCTCCGAGTACGAGGTGGTGCGGCCCCCGAAGCCGCGGGCCGCGGAGGCCTCCGCCCGCAAGAAGAAGGTCGAGGCCGGGGCATGA
- a CDS encoding MerR family transcriptional regulator, translated as MEALAAEAGITVRTVRFYRERGLIPPPRREGRIAWYDEHHLARLRTIAALLERGHTLNGIAELADAFDKGRDVGELLGLGEPTEEQPVRLTPEELADHFAGEVTPENLVAALDLGYLGTDGDELVHISRRLLDASSTLVRKGVPLAAVLEAGQRVREHADALAELFITVMRTHTPDTADVDIDQLRPLAKSVVEAELSMALDRRLKES; from the coding sequence ATGGAGGCGCTGGCCGCGGAGGCCGGCATCACCGTGCGCACCGTGCGCTTCTACCGCGAGCGCGGACTGATCCCGCCGCCCCGCCGCGAGGGCCGCATCGCCTGGTACGACGAGCACCACCTGGCCAGACTCCGCACGATCGCCGCCCTCCTGGAGCGCGGCCACACCCTGAACGGCATCGCGGAGCTCGCCGACGCCTTCGACAAGGGCCGCGACGTCGGCGAACTCCTCGGCCTCGGCGAGCCGACCGAGGAGCAGCCCGTCCGCCTCACGCCCGAGGAGCTCGCCGACCACTTCGCGGGCGAGGTCACCCCCGAGAACCTCGTCGCCGCCCTGGACCTCGGCTATCTCGGCACGGACGGCGACGAACTCGTCCACATCAGCCGACGCCTGCTCGACGCGTCATCCACCCTGGTGCGCAAGGGAGTTCCGCTGGCCGCCGTCCTGGAGGCCGGGCAGCGCGTGCGCGAACACGCCGACGCGCTCGCGGAGTTGTTCATCACCGTCATGCGCACCCATACGCCCGACACGGCCGATGTCGACATCGACCAGCTGCGCCCGCTCGCCAAGAGCGTGGTGGAGGCGGAGCTCTCGATGGCGCTGGACCGCCGCCTCAAGGAGTCCTGA
- a CDS encoding DUF6528 family protein, with product MLGAAGAGIAAALPATRAHATGGDGGVPVGTPPVLLTEQASRRLLVLDPGRRVWDPAADPSVVRWEFSPVGDPRYRDLLPDVSWVYPCEAKVRLHRRRAYVLTTASFGFVAVVHYPTGRRYWGTAIGPGDDLFNPHSAEILPDGNVAVACSTGARVRLYAASQGPRATRYAEAELKGAHGLHWDAARGVLRALGDDELVTYEVGGTAARPTLERTYAVGLPVGTPGKTPGGHDLFPVAGRPGRLWVTTNAAVFQYETKGRVFVRDYAGAAEISRKSVKAVGDDPRTGQVLTTVPEPGLGETWWTTTVSVHRPESAYKLVDGGIYKARWWLPV from the coding sequence GTGCTGGGTGCGGCCGGCGCCGGGATCGCGGCGGCGCTGCCCGCCACGCGCGCGCACGCGACGGGCGGCGACGGCGGGGTTCCCGTCGGTACGCCGCCCGTTCTGCTGACCGAGCAGGCCTCCAGACGCCTTCTCGTGCTCGATCCGGGGCGCCGCGTCTGGGACCCGGCCGCCGACCCGTCCGTCGTCCGCTGGGAGTTCTCGCCGGTCGGCGACCCCCGCTACAGGGATCTGCTGCCGGACGTGAGCTGGGTGTATCCGTGCGAGGCGAAGGTGCGGCTGCACCGGCGGCGCGCGTACGTCCTGACGACGGCGTCGTTCGGGTTCGTGGCCGTCGTCCACTATCCGACCGGCAGGCGGTACTGGGGCACGGCGATCGGGCCCGGCGACGACCTGTTCAACCCGCACAGCGCCGAGATCCTGCCCGACGGGAACGTGGCCGTCGCGTGCAGCACGGGGGCGCGGGTGCGGCTGTACGCGGCGTCGCAGGGGCCGCGGGCCACGCGGTACGCGGAGGCTGAGCTGAAGGGTGCGCACGGGCTGCACTGGGACGCGGCGCGGGGCGTCCTCCGGGCGCTCGGTGACGACGAGCTGGTGACGTACGAGGTCGGCGGGACGGCCGCGCGGCCGACGCTGGAGCGGACGTACGCGGTCGGGCTGCCGGTCGGCACGCCGGGGAAGACCCCCGGGGGCCACGACCTGTTCCCCGTCGCCGGGCGCCCGGGGCGGCTGTGGGTGACGACCAACGCGGCCGTCTTCCAGTACGAGACGAAGGGCCGCGTCTTCGTGCGGGACTACGCGGGGGCCGCGGAGATCTCCCGCAAGTCCGTGAAGGCCGTCGGCGACGATCCGCGCACCGGGCAGGTCCTGACCACCGTCCCGGAGCCCGGTCTCGGGGAGACCTGGTGGACCACGACGGTGAGCGTGCACCGTCCGGAGTCCGCCTACAAGCTGGTCGACGGCGGAATCTACAAGGCGCGTTGGTGGCTGCCCGTCTGA
- a CDS encoding exodeoxyribonuclease III: MLTVTSVNVNGLRAAAKKGFVEWLAGTSADVVCLQEVRAEEHQLPDEVRAPEGWHVVHAPAAAKGRAGVSLYTRREPDRVRVGFGSQEFDGSGRYVEADLPGLTVASLYLPSGEVGTERQDEKVRFMDEFLGYLKELKVRAAADGRHVVVCGDWNIAHKEADLKNWKGNKKNSGFLPEERAWMDEVFAEYEDVVRAQHPNVEGPYSWWSYRGRAFDNDTGWRIDYQVATAGLAERALKAYVERAASHGERWSDHAPVTVVYDL; this comes from the coding sequence ATGCTCACTGTGACCAGCGTGAATGTGAACGGGCTGCGCGCCGCCGCCAAGAAGGGCTTCGTGGAGTGGCTCGCCGGCACCTCGGCCGATGTGGTGTGCCTCCAGGAGGTGCGGGCCGAGGAGCACCAGCTGCCCGACGAGGTGCGGGCCCCCGAGGGCTGGCACGTCGTGCACGCGCCCGCCGCCGCCAAGGGGCGCGCCGGTGTCTCGCTGTACACGCGCCGTGAGCCGGACCGGGTGCGGGTCGGCTTCGGGTCGCAGGAGTTCGACGGCAGCGGCCGGTACGTCGAGGCGGATCTGCCGGGCCTCACCGTGGCCAGCCTGTACCTGCCCTCCGGCGAGGTCGGCACCGAGCGGCAGGACGAGAAGGTCCGCTTCATGGACGAGTTCCTCGGCTACCTGAAGGAGCTCAAGGTGCGGGCCGCCGCCGACGGGCGCCACGTCGTCGTCTGCGGCGACTGGAACATCGCCCACAAGGAGGCCGACCTCAAGAACTGGAAGGGCAACAAGAAGAACTCCGGGTTCCTGCCGGAGGAGCGCGCCTGGATGGACGAGGTCTTCGCGGAGTACGAGGACGTCGTGCGGGCGCAGCATCCGAACGTCGAGGGCCCCTACTCGTGGTGGTCCTACCGCGGGCGCGCCTTCGACAACGACACGGGCTGGCGCATCGACTACCAGGTCGCGACGGCGGGGCTCGCGGAGCGCGCCCTGAAGGCGTACGTGGAGCGTGCCGCGAGTCACGGGGAGCGGTGGAGCGACCACGCGCCCGTGACGGTGGTCTACGACCTGTAG
- a CDS encoding GNAT family N-acetyltransferase: MTIQTNAADTVTATGIHLRTVTFAHPDAVRLNDLVQLEYAERYGDEGDLTPLDPTMFEPPRGRYFIAYDEHGTALATGGWRGMDENEENYRDGDAELKRMFVTAEARGLGLARRILAALEADAKAAGRVRMVLETGTKQPEAIALYTSSGYTPAAEKFGLYRFDDLSRCYEKLL, from the coding sequence ATGACTATCCAGACGAATGCCGCCGACACCGTCACCGCCACCGGGATACACCTGCGCACCGTCACGTTCGCGCACCCCGACGCGGTCCGGCTCAACGACCTCGTCCAGCTCGAATACGCGGAGCGCTATGGCGACGAGGGGGACCTCACACCCCTCGACCCGACCATGTTCGAGCCACCACGCGGCCGCTACTTCATCGCGTACGACGAGCACGGCACCGCACTTGCCACGGGCGGCTGGCGCGGCATGGACGAGAACGAGGAGAACTACCGGGACGGCGACGCCGAGCTGAAGCGGATGTTCGTCACCGCGGAGGCCCGCGGCCTGGGCCTCGCCCGCCGGATACTCGCAGCGCTGGAGGCCGACGCGAAGGCGGCGGGCCGGGTCCGCATGGTCCTGGAGACGGGCACGAAGCAGCCCGAGGCGATAGCCCTCTACACCTCCAGCGGCTACACCCCCGCCGCGGAGAAGTTCGGCCTCTACCGCTTCGACGACCTCAGCCGCTGCTACGAAAAGCTCCTGTAG
- a CDS encoding sensor histidine kinase: MGLRTKIGLAIAGTAALVSVVMGLLVHHRTVEAQYAGARSQIGDRLQTAVQDHAAGVDGDRTLIDPVDLPGPLAGAVANGRWGVYLDRTGRIPQLWAATKYGKEVIALKRPYDREADTVRDLDRVLWISGGFGTALACVAGLLVATRLGRRLRAKAGAAQRIAEGDLTARLPLRGNDEITRLASAVNTMADALAARLQAEREVTANIAHELRTPVAGMVTAAGLLPPGRPSELVRESAGRLRELVDDVIEVARLDGAGEQVAAEECGLAALVRRSAAAGAAGADGVTVSVVRDVEVVTDPRRVERIVANLVSNALRHGAAPVTVEVDGGVVRVRDSGSGFPESLLSGGPQRFRSGCGEKGVGLGLGLTIAQGQARVLGAGLRFGNPAEGGAEAVLDMRSAAKEGSRAGYRSFS; this comes from the coding sequence ATGGGACTTCGCACCAAGATCGGTCTCGCCATCGCGGGCACGGCCGCGCTGGTGTCCGTCGTGATGGGGCTGCTCGTCCACCATCGCACCGTCGAAGCGCAGTACGCGGGCGCGCGCAGCCAGATCGGGGACCGGCTGCAGACCGCCGTGCAGGACCACGCGGCCGGGGTCGACGGGGACCGTACCCTCATCGACCCCGTCGACCTGCCGGGGCCGCTCGCCGGGGCCGTGGCGAACGGGCGGTGGGGCGTCTACCTGGACCGGACCGGGCGCATTCCGCAGCTCTGGGCGGCCACCAAGTACGGCAAGGAGGTCATCGCGCTGAAGCGGCCCTACGACAGGGAGGCGGATACCGTACGGGACCTGGACCGGGTGCTGTGGATCTCGGGCGGGTTCGGGACCGCGCTCGCCTGTGTCGCCGGACTGCTCGTCGCCACCCGGCTCGGGCGGCGGCTCAGGGCCAAGGCCGGGGCGGCGCAGCGCATCGCGGAGGGCGACTTGACGGCGCGGCTTCCGCTGCGCGGCAACGACGAGATCACTCGGCTGGCGTCCGCCGTGAACACCATGGCCGACGCGCTCGCCGCCCGGTTGCAGGCCGAGCGCGAGGTGACGGCGAACATCGCGCACGAACTGCGCACGCCGGTGGCGGGCATGGTGACGGCGGCCGGGCTGCTGCCGCCGGGACGGCCCTCCGAGCTGGTGCGGGAGTCGGCGGGACGGCTGCGGGAACTCGTCGACGACGTCATCGAGGTGGCGCGGCTCGACGGCGCGGGGGAGCAGGTCGCGGCCGAGGAGTGCGGGCTGGCGGCGCTCGTGCGCAGGTCGGCTGCCGCCGGGGCCGCGGGTGCGGACGGCGTGACCGTGTCCGTCGTGCGGGACGTGGAGGTGGTGACGGATCCGCGGCGCGTGGAGCGGATCGTCGCCAACCTCGTCAGCAACGCGCTGCGGCACGGGGCGGCGCCGGTGACGGTCGAGGTCGACGGCGGGGTGGTGCGGGTGCGGGACTCCGGCAGCGGCTTTCCGGAGTCCCTGCTGTCCGGCGGGCCGCAGCGGTTCCGGAGCGGGTGCGGCGAGAAGGGCGTGGGCCTCGGGCTCGGGCTGACCATCGCGCAGGGGCAGGCGCGGGTGCTCGGAGCCGGGCTGCGGTTCGGCAATCCGGCGGAGGGCGGGGCCGAGGCCGTGCTCGATATGCGGTCGGCCGCCAAGGAGGGGAGCCGGGCCGGCTACAGGAGCTTTTCGTAG